The sequence TGGTGACCAAGACCAAAGTGATTAATGGGAAATACCATCGTTTCTTGGGTCGTCATTTCCCCCGCTTCTATGTCCTGTACACAATCTTCATGAAAGgtaaaaccaaaacagaaatccCTTGAATCAGTTCATGAGCAATGTCAAAGAGTTAGAATGAGTAAGAGTGTTTGCATGTTCTGCTATGTGatgtgagctggggggggggggggttctgtttCATAAATGGTTGAGCGTGAAACGAATTCTTTTAAGTTAGCACTCCTGGAGAATGTTTCTAGAAAAGTATTATGACAACAACTTCTGAGAGCATCCGGAGGGGGATGCCTATAGGTATTTTTGCACTTTTCTTAACCATATGCAGCTGCCTATTATGGAAATTCTTTGACATGCACCAGGCCAGATGTCTATGGCTGCACAGACCTGCCCTGTGATTTATCAGTGGACTTGGCCCATAAGCAGATGTGGTTTAATGGTTATCACAAATCTATAGGTAGCATATTGTGGAAATTGCACTACATATACttgttttctggatgttttcattaaaatcaaaGCTGAGCTAGTTACTAAGAGATGGTATAATGACACATGTCCACTCTGGTGCCAGactgcctgtgttcaaatcctagctTGTCACTGGCTATGTGATTGGactagttacttaacctctctgttccttgtttttttcatctgtaaaatacagaaaataataatagaacctaCCTATTGGCCCACatggttgtgaagattaaatacatCAGTATTTGTAAAGTACTCATGGCCTGatcatagtatgtgctcaataaatgtatcTCTATTATTATACTCTGTACTTTTATCATAACACCAATTACAACAAAGTACCATATTGTCAGCTGTGAATATTATCATGATTATTACTAGCTTCATGGAAAATCTAAAGTAGAAATAGAATGGCTGCTTTCTCAGCTCCCAGTTTATAGCtatgattaaatgagaaaaaggtccgaaaaaatattttggttggtttgtttttaagtttttgattgtgtaaagttttaaatgtacacaaaagtagagagaataatgTGATGAATTTCCATATACTCAGTCTCACTTCAACAGCTACCAACTCATGGCTGCTGGTCTTACTTCATTTATACACTTGCCTTCTCCTGTATAATTTTGAAGCCAGCCTACACATTatatcatttcattcataaatatgaaagcatttttaaGAACTAAAGCCCTAGATAAAAGGTAAGAATACTCAtcgaatgaagaaaaaaattgaaccaTAGAAATATGTTGAATTATACTATTTCTAAAAGTGTTCTAGAAAGAAGATAAGTTAATATCTGGTTGGGGAAAACATAAGGTTAATTGAGCAAGACTTCCTGAAGTTAGGgagcttttgaatttttttttttatttctaaatgtttatctcttttaagagagagagagggtgcacacgCGTACAgtaggtgaagggcagagagagagagggagagagaaccccaagcaggctccaccctgtcagcgcagagcctgatgcgaggctcgagcccataagccgtgagatcacggcctgagctgagatcaagagtcggacgctcaactgacaaaGCCATCCAGCACcccttgaattttcattttaaggagGGAGCGGGCAATGAACCAGAAGAGGGAGACCATTCTATAGTAGACCACAGAAGGCCGGCTTGGCTGGGAGATAGGTAGTGTGTTGCAGgggagaagaatgagaaaagagataCAAGTTGGCCTCACAAGAGTTTTAAGTGTCCTAGTTTAGAGCTCTGATTTAGAGTAATTTTGGGGAGCGACAAGTACGTGCATTGGGGTTAGACATGGAGTTAGGGACCTGTGTGGTAAGATTCACACTGGGATAACATTACACTCTGTCCTCTACTTCAATGAGGCAGGATTGCAGATGTTTTGGGCTGATGCCAAAAAGGCTAGAAGAATAAAGACATATATGTGGAAGCACAATGTAAAGTTTCATCAACTTTCATACCGGGAGATGGAGCATTTGAGACAGGTATGGGCCGGGGGCAGATACCCAGAAGTTCATGGTGAGGTAATTAAAGTTAACTAAGATCtcaagtgttttttgttttgttttgttttgtttcctttcctatcTTGTTCACCACTGATCAACCTTTTCCCCTCTGCTGTGAGATCAAAGTATCGAACTAAGTAAGAACATCAGGTTATTTGTCAGAATTGGGTTTATTCGGAGTTGTAGCCCTCTACAACAGAGCTCCATAGAGATTCTGGCATCCTTGCCGAATGAAAGTTGTGGACACTAAAATCGAGTTCatttctgaatatataaaaatctgcAAGGATCCCAAAGGCAGCAGGAAAGTAGTATTTGGTAGTGACTTGATGGTGTTCACTTTGGTGGTGACTTTGAAACTGAGAGCGAGAACCTAGGACCCATTTGGCACATCAGGAAGAATTTGTTGAGAGATTTGGTATAATGCCAGGCCCTGTACTAGACATTATTTgggatacaaaaatgaacaaatcagggcttctgtcctcaaggaacttacCAGCTAGAGGTAGATAGAAATAACCTTGATCCTTCTCTGGCCTGTAATAGAAATTTACTGCACAGTGTTGGGGGAGGGATTGTCCATTGTATTAAGAACTTACTTGGGTTAAAACTGCgtctgtgtttatttctgcttaGTTCCGCCGAGACGTCACCAAGTGTCTTTTCCTAGGTATTATTTCCATTCCACCCTTTGCCAACTACCTGGTCTTCTTGCTAATGTGAGTACAGACTTCTATCTTCCCAGCGTATTGaagatatatagatttttttttaattcaaaattattttaagaagaacTTTCCATTTCAGAAATAGGCAGAGATTATCACATTTCCTGCTCCAGTCTTCTAATTAGCCGCCCTTGGTAACACTTGGATTACTGGGTTAGCTGTAGGTGTAGGTAGTGTAGACTTTTCCTGCCTCTCAGCTGCCCCTGTGTGTTGTGAAATAAGATTATGACCTTTTCCATCATCCCTAGAGGCAGCAACCCACTCCCTGAGAGGCTTAGCAATTTGGGACAGTTTTTTTAGGAGAGAAACGCATTTCATATTCTGATCACATAAATCTTTACTTTGTATCCAAACACGACACTTttgatgattgattgattgattttttaagtttatttatcttgagagagaggagagagagaatctcaagctggctctgcactgtcagcacagagcccagtgtagggctagaactcacgaaccgtgagccatgtgacctgagctgaagtcaagagttggatgcttaatcgattgAACTACccaggccgcccccccccccccaaagatgaCACTTTTAAACTTTGATCTTGTGTCTTTTAGTTATCTGTTGCTACATAACAAACAACCTCAAAGCTTAATAGCTTTTCATGGTTTCGTGGGTCAGGAAATTGGGCAGGGTTCAGGTGTGtgactgatttttctcttccGTGTGATGTTGACAGAAGTCTCTCAGTGATATTTAGCTGATGAATGGACTGGTCTGGATGATCTAAGGTCACTCTTATGTCTGGTGCCTTAGCAGGGATGGCCGGAAGGCTGGGACTGTCAGAGTGCCTATATGTGGCCTCTTTAATATGGTGGCCTCAGAGTAATAGGACTTCTTACATGGCAGCTCAGGGCTCCAAGGGTGAGTGTTTCGGCAAATAAGAATCCAGGTGGCCTTTTATAacctagccttggaagtcacaaAGACTCACTTCTGCTCTGCTTTATTGGTTAAATCAGTCACCCAGATTTAAAAGTAAGGGGGACATAGACCTTCCTTCTCAATAAGAGGGATGCCAGAGAATTTGTGGCCGTGCTTTAAAACCACCACACAtgcagaaaatgaattaaaaaacaaatttgactttcacattttatatacacatacggACTGTGCAACAGCTTGAGGTTGTCACCATCACATATAATGACCAGCTCTGTCTGCATCTGTCTCCCGGTCTGTCCAGCATATGTTCTTCAGATGCTTTGGTTCAAAAGGAGTCATTTTATCCAATTACTGCATGCGAAGCTATTCCACCACTGCTTGCTTTCACAAACCTCAGTAATGTTGCTTGAAATTGTGCTTCCGTGTCTCTTAAACCTTGGTCTGAGACTCATTTACAGAACAGTGAGGTAGGAAGTaatgtctccatttcttcttcctaGTATTCATATCTGCCAAATGCTTTCTTAGATCGCTTTGAAGATGCCGGTTTCAGCAAGTGACATTGtgattccttttcctttcaggTACCTGTTTCCTAGGCAGCTACTGATCCAACATTTCTGGACCCCAAAGCAACAAATTGATTTCTTAGATATCTATCATGCTCTCCGGAAGCAGTCCCACCCAGAAATCCTTGGCTATTTAGAAAGGGTTATCCCTCTCGTTTCTGATGCAGGACTCCGGTGGCATATGACAGAGCTGTGCACCAAGGTATTCCTCTAGCTAACCCTTCCTGCAAACTAGGACTCTTGTTAGATCCAGTTTGCACTAAAACTAGGAAAGAGGGCCAGTCAGGAGCTTCCTAACCTCTACCAATCTCTTGGCTCTCCCAAGATACAGCATGGTACCCACCCAGCAATACATGATATCCTGGCTCTGAGAGAGTGTTTCTCTAACCATCCTCTGGGCATGAACCAACTCCATGCTTTGCAAATGGTGAGCACTTCGAGGCTTTCTCTGTTCCGCAGCCTCGCCTtgcctcaggttctgtgtgtgGTAATGCCGTGCTGACTTTCTCCTCCTGTGTCGTTGCGTTACAGAAAGCCTTGAGTCGAGCCATGCTTCTCACACCTTATCTGCCTTCTTTCTTGTTGAGACACCGTTTAAAGACTCATACCACTGTAATTCACCAACTGGACAAAGCTTTGGCAAAGCTGGGGATTGGCCACCTGACCCCTCAGGAAGTGAAATCGGTAAGAATTTGATGGCAATATCAACCCTCAATCCTTGGTGGGCTTTTGAGCTCACAGGACTGGGAGCTTACAGAGACCTCCACCATGTTTTGGTTGTTAGAACAAAGGCCAAACTCTTTATTCTTTCACTTcgtttctgtgtctttttttctcaggGAACTCATGAGAGGGAATTGCCCAGAGTAGTTTTGGCTTATGGCCTTTCAAAAACCAGAGACACTGTTCTTTAGACCTACTATTTTTGGTTATATAGTCCTCTTTGCTTGTCTTCTTGTCCATTGTAGTTCAGATTGCCACAGAGAAAGGTTTCTTGTGGGGATGAGATTGGAACTTACTTAGAGGTTTTGAATTATTAGTGGGTTTACAGTTCATGGCCATACTTGCCTTGTGATTATTGAGGACTGTTTCTCTTCTGGGTGATAATAGGCTTGTTATCTTCGTGGCCTGAATTCTACCCATATCGCTGAAGAGAGGTGTCGAACTTGGCTGGGAGAATGGCTACAGATTTCCTGCAGCCTGAAAGGTAAGACCCATCCCTGTGGTTATGCCACTCaagttcaaataatttttatattttattctgagaTTACTTTGGAGTTGATGAGTGAGTACTGTGAGACCCTTATCCTGTGTATAAACTCATTTGCCTACAAATGAGGCTAAGCAGGTAGTGAAGTAGACTGTGCAAGACAAGAGGCAGTAGCGGGGACTGTGGGAACCAAGACTACATGCATGCCAGTCTGAAGcagtttctcagcctcagcactataGATGCTTCGTCCTGGGGGGCTACCATGTGCGTTAGAGGGTATCTAGCAGTATCCCTgccctctacccactagatgtcagtagcgCCCTCCACCCCAGTTCTGATCATCAAAAACGTCTCCCAACATTGCTAGATGtcctgtgggggaagggggaatagAATTATCCCGGGTGAGAAGCGCCAGTCTAAAGGCAttcaaactcaaaacaaaaacacttggagcacctggctggctcagtcggtagagcatacaactcttgatctcagggttgtgagttcgagctccacgttgggtgtagagatgacttaaaaataaatcttggggcacctgggtggctcagttggttaggcgtccgactttggctcaggtcacgatctcacggtttgtgagttcaagccccgcgtcgggctctgtgctgacagctcagagcctggagcctgtttcagattctgtgtctccctctctctctgcctctcccctgctcacactctgtctctgtctctctctcaaaaataaataaaacgtttttttttaagttgaaaataaaaacaaatctttaaaaaaaaaccccacaaaatcaaaaacaattgGCTAAATAAAAAGTATCTGAGGGTGCGTATTAGGCCTGTGAGTCACTTGTTGGAACCTTTGGCTGGGCTTTGATGTTTTCTAAGCCTGTGAATAGCAGGGTAGGCCTACTAATCTCCTTGGAGCCAAGAAATGTTTCCAGAGCACCAGCCTCTAGCAGAAGAATCCCAAGGGTGACGATAGTTAGTGTTCACTACCATTAGCATCTGTGAATTTTCTCCCACCACCACATGAGAGGCAAgaagtgaggatggggagaaaggaatacctggtggaaggaaaggaaagcatcCGTGGCAGGGACCGGGGTGAAGCAGGGGACCTTCAAGAATAGTAGCCTCTCGATGTCACACCTCCCTGCACTTGGCTTCCTGACTCCAGGATcaagccctgccccctcccctcccaccccccacccccctccactcccccccccgccccaggtgaCTGTTCTCTGGCCAAACCATTAACATTGATGGTGTTTTCAGAAGCTGAGCTGTCCCTCTTGCTACACAACGTGGTCCTGCTTTCCATCAACTACACCGGCTCAAGGCGCTGAATGAACGTGGAGCGGGTGGCATCATCCTGCAGTCACACAGTATGGCAGCGTGGTACCAAACAGCACTGGCCGGCAAAGCATCTGTGTGCCCTGGCGGGGGTGTGCGGGAGGCAGAGGAGCAGGTGCCCGCGGGCTTTCCAGCGTGGTACCCTCGAGGGAGGGAGCTGGAACTGAAACAGACCCTCTTACCAGAAGTGTCATCCCAACTTCCTCACCATCAGCCAGAGCTGGCAGCAGCCTCCGTACGGGGCTTTAATTGTGACATTTTGAGTTCAGATCCTAGGAAGTGAGCTTTTGCCCCAGGTGGGGCAAGTCCTAGCAGCCTCGGACTTAACCACTGCCACATTCTTTACAGCTGGGTTTTTGTTAGTTTccggctggggaggggggcagccctGTTGAAACTGGAGCATTTACATCTGTGCGTGTCCTTTGATGCTGCCCTCGATCCTTTGTGTGACCAAaaataggctttttatttttatttttatttttggtcccCTCACTGGGTTAACCACTCCCTTTCCAAGTCcgtgaaacactttttttttttttaaagcaaacagtTATTCATATATGGGAACATTCTGATGGCAACGATGCAAGGAAATACAAGTGCCACTTGACCCTTTCCGTGTTTATAGCCTTCACCCCACCCTTGTCTTAATTTCCGGGCTGTGGTGCAGCCTCCACAGATCTTAAACTCTGCTACCTCCGCTGAGTTGCGGCAGTCCGGCTGTAACTGCCAGTGGCCGCCTTTGGGCCCTGGATTAAGCCTCCAAGGCACTAACGACCACCCTGCTTGGGAGCCCGGGAGCGGTCTGCGTTCGAGAGTACGTTGGGTTTAGCTTTTGTCCCTGTACGCTAGTGACGTGTAATAACTTATTGTTAAATGCATGAAGCACTGTTTTAAAGCCAAGTAAAGACTGCCTGAAACCAGCTGCTGGAAGTGACTTCTGCATACTCGGATGATTTTGCTAAAACTCCTTTGACAAGACAGACGTAACCTAACTAATGGAGACGTAGTCGGTTGGGATAGAAGCTTCTGATGGGATGGAAGTTCTGAGGGAACGGATTTGACACTGATCCTCTGCTCAATTTTAACGCGATAACCAGGAAcagagaattttatatatattatagatacatacataatctgtaaagattatatatatatgattgtaAAGAAAACGGGATTAGCAGATGAGCCCCCAGGATACAGACTATAGACAGGGAAAAGCTTCAACAGGGGAGCATCAAGCGTGCTCCAGCTTGGGTGCATAAGGGCATACGATGCACGTCAAGTTCTTGACGCTCCAAAGAGAATGTTCTGTTTTTCCATCGTAAAACATTTCTGTTGTTAACATTAATATCTAACTGACCTAATTGGTTTTATGTACAACGCTGGAGAAGCACCCTTTGTCTAACAAGTAAGTAAGTTGTGGCCTGCCAGGATAAAGAATAACACACCATTCTttggaatatttctttaatattacatttaaatattctctttaaatACGGCATTATCACAATGTAAAGGacctaaaaggcaaaaaaaaaaaaaaaaaaaaaaaaattgttttcagagaACCAGACAAGCTTTGGATTCACATTGAAAATACTACCTGTGTACAGTATATgagaaaggaaactggaaaatcTTAAGAGTTGCAGTAATAAGAGATTTCTTTTATCTAGGCCTAGACTGAGTGGGACTGAAGCCGTACGGTCCTGTGATCAGAGGCCTAGGCTTAGCTTTTCTAGCAACCATGAGCGAGAACTGTGTCCAGCTCAGGTAGCACCAGAAACGAGATGGACTAGGTTGTAGAAAAGGCCCTTTGCTTAACAAGACAGTTAATGCTCAGTGTTAAtatttcagcatttaaaaacttGGGATCGGCGGGGGTCAGAAGTGTTGTTCCTGGAGGGACGGACTTGGATTAAGAAACTAGTTTTTCAGAAAAATCAAATCTCTTGGGGGCTGGCAATGAGTTTAATAATGAGATTCCAATTCTTGGCTTGACCCCAAAGGCTAAAGTGTCTCTTACCAAGCAGGTGGAATCCACTTCCAAAGGTGAGGCTGGAGCCTTCCTAAGGAGGGAATGTTTAGAGCCCACGCTCCCCTCCCAATATAAGCTTTCAGGAAGAAAGTTTGCAGTTTAAGCTTCAGCCTTCTATTCAAGGGGATGGCCGATCGTGGGGGAGTGTGGCTTGGCTTGGGATAGTGTCTACATCGCGGGTGCTTAAGACTCTCTTGTGAGGCTAGAGGATGGGAAGGGACAAGGTCTTGTACTGAAGAACTCCCCTCCAAATGTAAAACCAAGCAAAACCAGGAATGAACTGGAGAGGCAGACTGGGTTAAAAGACGTATCCGTTTAAGTACAAGGCCTCACAGGCTCAGTTTAGAGATTTTCTAGGTGAAATGTTGCTGTGACATACATAAAGAGTGCGTTCACGTCCCACAAGAAAAGGCTTTGTGAGCAAGGTAAGTAGGAAGAGTTCTCTCCCCACCAAAAGCAAACAGTTTTCCACTTGTTCTTTCTTGGTCAATAAACCATACCAGAAGTGAAGTGTGACGTAAAGGATGCTAGTGGAGAGTGTTTTTTGCTCCCTACtgactccattttaaaatggacGCAAAGAGAACTAATAAGAATTCAGCAGTGTTTAGCAGAGCGCATCCTAGAACATGAGCTGGACATAAGAAGAACGGGAACCGTGTGCCCCCATGGAGGTAAGACCCGAATTTGAGTCCCACTCTATAGATCTCAAAAATAACAGTCAGAACTTGAACTCTTTGGAACCTGGGAGCTGTGTGTAGCAATTAAGAATTCGTTTGGCTTCCAATTTTTATGCATCAAGTTGGAGGGATCCGATAAACATTTGCAGTTGTCAGGGCGGGGGGACTGGAATAGCAAAACTCTCTTAACCCTGTATATCCAAGGACCACAAGGGtagtacagaaagaaaaggacaaaaactaGTTGGTGACTTTAGACTGCCACGTCCTGCATTCCTTTAAAGCTCAAACCTCCCAGAGCGGGGCGGGGGGAACCTGGGTGAAAAAGCAAGCATGGCACAGATCAAGTCCACTTCTTTGCAGACAGCAGCCTTTTCCGGCTGCCTCTTTCGGACACAGGCAATGCTCCATAGATGCCTCCTGTGGGACGTGTGAGCCCCGGCCTGAAGCTGCCTGACGGAGCCGGCATTACACAGGCACAAGCCTCAGGCTCTTTAGGCCACATCCCCAGCCAATCTAGCTTTTTcttcaagggaaaaagaaagggggtgggggagacaaatAGGCAAGTTTAACTCTAGTACCTAAGAACatgtgaaagaaagaattcaagttACAGACCAGGAATCCCCAGTGTGGGGAACAGGTCGGAGGACACCAAACGTGtcaaatattaacttatttaccAAACAGGGGGCCAGGGAAGGCAGGTTAAGTTTTTCTAAATTCTGGAGGTTTTCTACAGAAGCAGAGACCCTTCTACCCGTTCCTCTCTAGATCTGGCCAGATGGTACTCCAACTGCGTTATGCACCAAAGTGGGGTATC is a genomic window of Acinonyx jubatus isolate Ajub_Pintada_27869175 chromosome B4, VMU_Ajub_asm_v1.0, whole genome shotgun sequence containing:
- the LETMD1 gene encoding LETM1 domain-containing protein 1 isoform X1 encodes the protein MALSRLCWARAALWGAAVTPGPYVTRKLQLARPRAGLAWGAPRLFDLPCRSSNLHLSPKADVKSLISYVVTKTKVINGKYHRFLGRHFPRFYVLYTIFMKGLQMFWADAKKARRIKTYMWKHNVKFHQLSYREMEHLRQFRRDVTKCLFLGIISIPPFANYLVFLLMYLFPRQLLIQHFWTPKQQIDFLDIYHALRKQSHPEILGYLERVIPLVSDAGLRWHMTELCTKIQHGTHPAIHDILALRECFSNHPLGMNQLHALQMKALSRAMLLTPYLPSFLLRHRLKTHTTVIHQLDKALAKLGIGHLTPQEVKSACYLRGLNSTHIAEERCRTWLGEWLQISCSLKGKTHPCGYATQVQIIFIFYSEITLELMSEYCETLILCINSFAYK
- the LETMD1 gene encoding LETM1 domain-containing protein 1 isoform X2, with the translated sequence MALSRLCWARAALWGAAVTPGPYVTRKLQLARPRAGLAWGAPRLFDLPCRSSNLHLSPKADVKSLISYVVTKTKVINGKYHRFLGRHFPRFYVLYTIFMKGLQMFWADAKKARRIKTYMWKHNVKFHQLSYREMEHLRQFRRDVTKCLFLGIISIPPFANYLVFLLMYLFPRQLLIQHFWTPKQQIDFLDIYHALRKQSHPEILGYLERVIPLVSDAGLRWHMTELCTKIQHGTHPAIHDILALRECFSNHPLGMNQLHALQMKALSRAMLLTPYLPSFLLRHRLKTHTTVIHQLDKALAKLGIGHLTPQEVKSACYLRGLNSTHIAEERCRTWLGEWLQISCSLKEAELSLLLHNVVLLSINYTGSRR
- the LETMD1 gene encoding LETM1 domain-containing protein 1 isoform X7 — protein: MALSRLCWARAALWGAAVTPGPYVTRKLQLARPRAGLAWGAPRLFDLPCRSSNLHLSPKADVKSLISYVVTKTKVINGKYHRFLGRHFPRFYVLYTIFMKGLQMFWADAKKARRIKTYMWKHNVKFHQLSYREMEHLRQKALSRAMLLTPYLPSFLLRHRLKTHTTVIHQLDKALAKLGIGHLTPQEVKSACYLRGLNSTHIAEERCRTWLGEWLQISCSLKEAELSLLLHNVVLLSINYTGSRR
- the LETMD1 gene encoding LETM1 domain-containing protein 1 isoform X10 — encoded protein: MALSRLCWARAALWGAAVTPGPYVTRKLQLARPRAGLAWGAPRLFDLPCRSSNLHLSPKADVKSLISYVVTKTKVINGKYHRFLGRHFPRFYVLYTIFMKGLQMFWADAKKARRIKTYMWKHNVKFHQLSYREMEHLRQFRRDVTKCLFLGIISIPPFANYLVFLLMYLFPRQLLIQHFWTPKQQIDFLDIYHALRKQSHPEILGYLERVIPLVSDAGLRWHMTELCTKIQHGTHPAIHDILALRECFSNHPLGMNQLHALQMKALSRAMLLTPYLPSFLLRHRLKTHTTVIHQLDKALAKLGIGHLTPQEVKSKLSCPSCYTTWSCFPSTTPAQGAE
- the LETMD1 gene encoding LETM1 domain-containing protein 1 isoform X4, with translation MALSRLCWARAALWGAAVTPGPYVTRKLQLARPRAGLAWGAPRLFDLPCRSSNLHLSPKADVKSLISYVVTKTKVINGKYHRFLGRHFPRFYVLYTIFMKGLQMFWADAKKARRIKTYMWKHNVKFHQLSYREMEHLRQFRRDVTKCLFLGIISIPPFANYLVFLLMYLFPRQLLIQHFWTPKQQIDFLDIYHALRKQSHPEILGYLERVIPLVSDAGLRWHMTELCTKKALSRAMLLTPYLPSFLLRHRLKTHTTVIHQLDKALAKLGIGHLTPQEVKSACYLRGLNSTHIAEERCRTWLGEWLQISCSLKEAELSLLLHNVVLLSINYTGSRR
- the LETMD1 gene encoding LETM1 domain-containing protein 1 isoform X3, whose protein sequence is MALSRLCWARAALWGAAVTPGPYVTRKLQLARPRAGLAWGAPRSSNLHLSPKADVKSLISYVVTKTKVINGKYHRFLGRHFPRFYVLYTIFMKGLQMFWADAKKARRIKTYMWKHNVKFHQLSYREMEHLRQFRRDVTKCLFLGIISIPPFANYLVFLLMYLFPRQLLIQHFWTPKQQIDFLDIYHALRKQSHPEILGYLERVIPLVSDAGLRWHMTELCTKIQHGTHPAIHDILALRECFSNHPLGMNQLHALQMKALSRAMLLTPYLPSFLLRHRLKTHTTVIHQLDKALAKLGIGHLTPQEVKSACYLRGLNSTHIAEERCRTWLGEWLQISCSLKEAELSLLLHNVVLLSINYTGSRR
- the LETMD1 gene encoding LETM1 domain-containing protein 1 isoform X8, which produces MALSRLCWARAALWGAAVTPGPYVTRKLQLARPRAGLAWGAPRSSNLHLSPKADVKSLISYVVTKTKVINGKYHRFLGRHFPRFYVLYTIFMKGLQMFWADAKKARRIKTYMWKHNVKFHQLSYREMEHLRQKALSRAMLLTPYLPSFLLRHRLKTHTTVIHQLDKALAKLGIGHLTPQEVKSACYLRGLNSTHIAEERCRTWLGEWLQISCSLKEAELSLLLHNVVLLSINYTGSRR
- the LETMD1 gene encoding LETM1 domain-containing protein 1 isoform X11, whose translation is MALSRLCWARAALWGAAVTPGPYVTRKLQLARPRAGLAWGAPRSSNLHLSPKADVKSLISYVVTKTKVINGKYHRFLGRHFPRFYVLYTIFMKVPPRRHQVSFPRYYFHSTLCQLPGLLANIQHGTHPAIHDILALRECFSNHPLGMNQLHALQMKALSRAMLLTPYLPSFLLRHRLKTHTTVIHQLDKALAKLGIGHLTPQEVKSACYLRGLNSTHIAEERCRTWLGEWLQISCSLKEAELSLLLHNVVLLSINYTGSRR
- the LETMD1 gene encoding LETM1 domain-containing protein 1 isoform X12, with translation MALSRLCWARAALWGAAVTPGPYVTRKLQLARPRAGLAWGAPRSSNLHLSPKADVKSLISYVVTKTKVINGKYHRFLGRHFPRFYVLYTIFMKGLQMFWADAKKARRIKTYMWKHNVKFHQLSYREMEHLRQKALSRAMLLTPYLPSFLLRHRLKTHTTVIHQLDKALAKLGIGHLTPQEVKSKLSCPSCYTTWSCFPSTTPAQGAE
- the LETMD1 gene encoding LETM1 domain-containing protein 1 isoform X5; this encodes MKGLQMFWADAKKARRIKTYMWKHNVKFHQLSYREMEHLRQFRRDVTKCLFLGIISIPPFANYLVFLLMYLFPRQLLIQHFWTPKQQIDFLDIYHALRKQSHPEILGYLERVIPLVSDAGLRWHMTELCTKIQHGTHPAIHDILALRECFSNHPLGMNQLHALQMKALSRAMLLTPYLPSFLLRHRLKTHTTVIHQLDKALAKLGIGHLTPQEVKSACYLRGLNSTHIAEERCRTWLGEWLQISCSLKEAELSLLLHNVVLLSINYTGSRR
- the LETMD1 gene encoding LETM1 domain-containing protein 1 isoform X6; amino-acid sequence: MFWADAKKARRIKTYMWKHNVKFHQLSYREMEHLRQFRRDVTKCLFLGIISIPPFANYLVFLLMYLFPRQLLIQHFWTPKQQIDFLDIYHALRKQSHPEILGYLERVIPLVSDAGLRWHMTELCTKIQHGTHPAIHDILALRECFSNHPLGMNQLHALQMKALSRAMLLTPYLPSFLLRHRLKTHTTVIHQLDKALAKLGIGHLTPQEVKSACYLRGLNSTHIAEERCRTWLGEWLQISCSLKEAELSLLLHNVVLLSINYTGSRR
- the LETMD1 gene encoding LETM1 domain-containing protein 1 isoform X9, with the translated sequence MYLFPRQLLIQHFWTPKQQIDFLDIYHALRKQSHPEILGYLERVIPLVSDAGLRWHMTELCTKIQHGTHPAIHDILALRECFSNHPLGMNQLHALQMKALSRAMLLTPYLPSFLLRHRLKTHTTVIHQLDKALAKLGIGHLTPQEVKSACYLRGLNSTHIAEERCRTWLGEWLQISCSLKEAELSLLLHNVVLLSINYTGSRR